The Streptomyces durmitorensis genome contains the following window.
GGACCGGGCTGCCACGGGACCTGCTGCGCATGCGGCGGCTGCTCCTGGTGGTGTGGCTGGTGCCGGTCGCGGTGGCGCTCGGCGTGCTCCTGGGGATGTTCGCGGGCCCCGCATGGGCGTCCTTCGCGGCGCTGCCCCTGGCCCTCGTGGCGTGGGGCTGGCCGATGCTGGGGCGCAACTGGCGCTCCTGGCGGTACGCGGAGCGGGCCGACGACCTGCTGATCAGCCGGGGCGTGCTCTGGCGCGAGGAGACGATCGTCCCGTACGGCCGGATGCAGCTCGTCGAGGTGACATCGGGGCCCGTGGAGCGGCACTTCGGCCTGGCCAGCGTGCAGCTGCACACGGCTGCGGCGGCCACGGACGCCCGCATCCCCGGCCTCATCCCCCAGGAGGCCGAGCGCCTGCGCGACCGGCTCACCGAGCTGGGCGAGGCCCGCTCGGCGGGGCTGTGAGCGGCGTTCGTGAGGTGACGGGGGAAGAACACGCCCCGGGCGCCGATGACGTACGAGAGCGGCGTCTGCACCCCATCACGCCCCTGCGCCGCGCCTGGGCCCCGGTCGCGGTCGTCGTGGGCTTCGCCGTGCACGACCCGAGCGGCACGCAGCGGCGGGCCTCCGAGCTCCCCGTGACCCAACTCCTCGCCGGGATCGCCGTCGTCCTCCTGGGCGGCGCCCTCTACGGCTTCATGAGCTGGTGGTTCACGCACTTCGCCGTCACCGACACCGAACTGCGCATCCGCACCGGCCTGGTCTTCCGGCGCACCGCGCACATCAGGCTCGACCGGCTCCAGGCCGTGGACGTGACGCAGCCGCTCGCGGCCCGCATCGTGGGCGTCGCCAAGCTCAAGCTGGATGTCGTGGGCACGGAGAAGAAGGACGAACTGGCCTATCTGGGCCAGGAGGACGCTTCCGTCCTGCGGGCCGAACTCCTCGCGCGGGCGGCCGGTTTCGCGCCCGAGACGGCCCGTGAGGTCGGCGAGGCGCCCGTCAACAACCTGGTGCACGTACAGCCGCGCATGCTCGCGATCTCCCTGCTCCTGACCGGCACGACGTGGGGCATGCTCGTCGCCACGCTCATCGTGCCGCCCTTCCTGTGGTTCGCCACGCACAATCTGTGGACGGTGCTCGCGACCGGACTTCCCATGCTGGGCGGCGCGTTCGCCAGCAGTGTGGGGCGCTTCATCGGGGAGTACGACTGGAAGGTGGGCGAGTCCCCCGACGGCCTGCGCATCGACCACGGGCTGCTCGACAAGGCGCACGAGACGGTGCCTCCGGGGCGGGTGCAGACGGTGCGCGTCGTGGAGCCGTGGCTGTGGCGGCGCCACGGCTGGGTGCGGGTGGAGCTGGACGTGGCGGGCTCGTCGAACGGCGTCCTGGTCCCGGTCGCGCCGCGCGAGGTCGCCGAGTCCGTGATCGCGCGGATCCTGCCGGGCGTGCGGGTGCCGGCCGCGGCCGAGCTGATCCGCCCTCCCGCGCGGGCGGCGTGGTGCCTTCCGGTGTGGTGGAAGGGGTACGGCCTGACGGTGACGGACACGGTGTTCGCCGCGCGGCACGGTCTGCTGCGCCGCCGCCTGTCCCTGGTGCCGCACGCGAAGGTGCAGAGCGTACGGCTCACGCAGGGGCCCTGGGAGCGGTTCAAGGGCGTGGCGGACGTGCAGGTGGACACGGGGGCGAACAAGACGGTGACGGCGCGGCTGCGTCCCGCCGACGAGGCGGCCACGCTGCTGTCCGCGCAGGCCGAGAGGTCTCGTACGGGGCGCAGGGCTGCGCGGCCCGACCGGTGGATGGCGTGAGGGACCGCTGCTCGGGAGCCTTGCGTGCCGTCATCACCGGCTCCGCCGAGTTCGTCCTCAAACGCCGGACGGGCTGGATCGGACGGGCTGGATATAGCCCCGCAGGTACCGCTTACGCCCGCAGCGCCGTCCGCAGCCCCGCCACATCGATCTGCTCGGTCTCGTCATGCGCCGTCAGGTCGATGACCTGACCCGCGGCACGGTCCGCGCCCTCCGCGGGGGCCTTGAACTCCGCCTCGGCCTCGGCCTTGTGCACGGCGAGTGCCTCCTCGCCCACCACGTCCGCGAGGTCCACGTTCTGTACGGACTCCAGCGCCCCGGCAGTCGCCTCGCTCTTCGTGCCGAAGAAGTCGAAGCCTCCCTGGACGGCCTTGCGGGGCCTCTGCGCGGGCGGCGCGACGGCGACCGCGCGCTCATGCCCGCCGTACCCCTCGGCCGCCCCGGGCTTCCCCCGCGCTTCGTCCCCGTCCGCGCGCTGCCGGGAAGCCGCGCCCTCGGGGGAAGGCTTCGGTGTCAGCCGGTCGAGCGCCGCGTTCGCCCGTTCGTACATCGACGGAGGTGCGATCGACCCCGGGCGCACGACGGGAGCCGGTGCCTCGGCGCGGGCCGCGGGCTCCGGACGGACCGGGGCAGGCGGCAGCGCCCGCGCCGGAGCGGACGCCTCGATGGCGAGGAGCCGCCGCCCCTCAAGGGCGCTCGCCCGCTCGGTCTCCGCCGTCGCGTACCGCCGCAGCAGCGCCGCGTGTTCGTTGCGCAGGGCGGCAAGCTCGGCCCGCTTGGAGCGGAGCTTGGTCTCCAGGCGGCCCCGGATCTCACGGGACTCGTCGAGGTCGGACTCGCACTCGGCTATGCGTTCCTCGTAGCGCCACTCGTCGCTCTTGCGGGCGCGGCCCAGCTCGGCGACCTGTTTGCCGGCCGCGAGGTCCCAGCGGCGCATGACGACCGAGCCCACGACGGCCGCAGCGGCAGCGGCAGCGGCGAGGCCGCGGAGCACGACGGGTTCCGCGAACAGCCAGGCGCCGCCGGCGCAGACAAGAGAGAGGCCTGCGACCGTCGAGGGAGGAAGCAGCCTGTGAAGGGGTGGGGAATGGCGGTGACGTCCACGTGGCATGGCCAGAAACTTACCGCGCGTAGGCGAACTCTGGTGCCCCGCCCGCCAAAATGACATCGCCATAGTGCCGACTCCCCACCCTTCCCGCTCTTCTTCGGTCGCTCAACTCCAGTTTCGGCCGAGCGACTTCGAGGATGCCCTCCTTCTACCGCGCTACTTCTTGATCAATCCCTTCGACTCCAGATACTCCCTGGCGACATCGGCTTCCTTCTGCCGCTCCACATCGACCTTCCGGTCGAGTTCCGCGAGATCTTCCGTCGTCAGCGCCTTGGTCAGCTTCCCAAGGGCGTCGGCTATCTCCTTGTCGCCCGCATCCTTGGCGTTCACAACCGGAAGGATGTTGTCCGCATTCTGGAGCTTCTTGTCGTCCTCAAGGGCGACAAGACCGAAGCTGTCGAGCGTCGCGTCGGTGGTCGTGGTCAGCACCACCTGGTCCGTGCCGTTCTTGACGGCCTGCTTGGACTGCGTGGTGCCGACGCCCTTGGGGTCGATTCCCGCGACATCGATGCCGTACGTCTTCTTCAGGCCCGGAGCGCAGAACGGCCGCGACTCGCATTCGTCACTCGCGGCGATCTTGACCTTCTCGCCGGACTTACCGAGATCCGAAAGCGTCTTGAGCTTGTGCTCCTTCGCGTATTCCTTGCTCACCGCGAACGCGTTCTGGTCGACCGCATCGCCGACCGGAAGCACCTTCAGGCCGCGCGGTTCGGCGAGCTTCTTCAGCGCGGTGACCGTGGCGTCCACGTCATTCGACGCGACCGGCTTCGCCTTCGGGCCGTTCTTGCCGAGGTTGAGGAACTCCGCGAGCGTCGCCGCGTATTCGGGAGCGACATCGATCGCGCCCTTCTTCAGCTCGGGTTCGTAGACCTCGCGGTTCTGGACGGTCTTGACCTCGGCGTCGTACCCGGCGTCCTCAAGGACTCCGACGTAGAGCTCGGCGAGCACCTTCTGCTCGGTGAAGCGGGCCGAGCCGACGACGATCTTGCCCTTGCCGCCCGCCTTGTCCCCTTCGCCCTTGCCGTCCTTCTCCAGGCTGTCCCCGCCGCACGCGGTGAGCCCCGCGGTCAGCGCCACGACGGCCACGGCCGCCCCTGCCATCCGTCGCGCGCGACGCGTTGTGCTGTTCATCGGTGAACCACCATTTCGAAAGCCCTTGGAAACACTGGAAACTGCCGCTCCGGATGGGCGGCGGTGGGGAGCCTGCCGTCCTAAGCTCACCGCGCGACCCCCGAACGCCCTCGCATGGGGTTGAAGACCTTCCCCACCACGACGAGCACCACCTCCACGAAGAGCGCAAGCAGCGCCACGAGGAGCGCCCCCGCCACCACCTGGGGCGTGTTCTGCAGGTTGAACCCGGCCGTGATGATCCGGCCGAGGCCTCCTTCGCCCGCCATCGCGGCCAGCGTCGCCGTGGCGACGACCTGGACGCCCGCGGACCGCACGCCGGTCATGATCAGCGGGTACGCGAGGGGAAGCTCGACCCGCGCGAACAGCTGGCGGCCGCTCATTCCCATACCCCGCGCGGCCTCCACCACCGCCCGGTCGACCTCGCGCATCCCGATGTACGCGTTGGTGAGCAGCGGCGGCACCGCGAACAGCACGAGCGCGATCAGCGTCGGCACGTCCCCGTGCTCGCCGAGCGGGGTGAGCGTGAGCAGCACGAGCACCGCGAGGGTCGGCACGGCACGGCCGACGTTCGAGATGTTCACGGCGAGGGCGCCGCCCTTGCCGATGTGGCCGAGGTACAGGGCGATCGGCAGCGCGATCAGGCACGCGACGGCGAGGCACACACCACTGAAGTAGAGGTGCTCGGCGAGCCGGTGCCACACCCCCTTCTCGCCCTGCCAGTTGGCACCCGTGGTCAGCCAGTCGTACGCGCCGGTTATCGCGTTCATGCAGGTTCAGCCACCTTGGCCGTGCGTTCCGCGCGGGCGGGACGGTTCGTGCGTATGCGGTGGACGCGCGTCCACGGCGTGAGCCACCGCTGGAGGGCGAGCAGGAGCAGGTCGGCGACGATCGCGAGGAGCACG
Protein-coding sequences here:
- a CDS encoding PH domain-containing protein: MTGEEHAPGADDVRERRLHPITPLRRAWAPVAVVVGFAVHDPSGTQRRASELPVTQLLAGIAVVLLGGALYGFMSWWFTHFAVTDTELRIRTGLVFRRTAHIRLDRLQAVDVTQPLAARIVGVAKLKLDVVGTEKKDELAYLGQEDASVLRAELLARAAGFAPETAREVGEAPVNNLVHVQPRMLAISLLLTGTTWGMLVATLIVPPFLWFATHNLWTVLATGLPMLGGAFASSVGRFIGEYDWKVGESPDGLRIDHGLLDKAHETVPPGRVQTVRVVEPWLWRRHGWVRVELDVAGSSNGVLVPVAPREVAESVIARILPGVRVPAAAELIRPPARAAWCLPVWWKGYGLTVTDTVFAARHGLLRRRLSLVPHAKVQSVRLTQGPWERFKGVADVQVDTGANKTVTARLRPADEAATLLSAQAERSRTGRRAARPDRWMA
- a CDS encoding ABC transporter substrate-binding protein, producing MNSTTRRARRMAGAAVAVVALTAGLTACGGDSLEKDGKGEGDKAGGKGKIVVGSARFTEQKVLAELYVGVLEDAGYDAEVKTVQNREVYEPELKKGAIDVAPEYAATLAEFLNLGKNGPKAKPVASNDVDATVTALKKLAEPRGLKVLPVGDAVDQNAFAVSKEYAKEHKLKTLSDLGKSGEKVKIAASDECESRPFCAPGLKKTYGIDVAGIDPKGVGTTQSKQAVKNGTDQVVLTTTTDATLDSFGLVALEDDKKLQNADNILPVVNAKDAGDKEIADALGKLTKALTTEDLAELDRKVDVERQKEADVAREYLESKGLIKK
- a CDS encoding ABC transporter permease gives rise to the protein MNAITGAYDWLTTGANWQGEKGVWHRLAEHLYFSGVCLAVACLIALPIALYLGHIGKGGALAVNISNVGRAVPTLAVLVLLTLTPLGEHGDVPTLIALVLFAVPPLLTNAYIGMREVDRAVVEAARGMGMSGRQLFARVELPLAYPLIMTGVRSAGVQVVATATLAAMAGEGGLGRIITAGFNLQNTPQVVAGALLVALLALFVEVVLVVVGKVFNPMRGRSGVAR
- a CDS encoding PH domain-containing protein, which translates into the protein METGTAQPARPAEPGKSAAEPEWTGLPRDLLRMRRLLLVVWLVPVAVALGVLLGMFAGPAWASFAALPLALVAWGWPMLGRNWRSWRYAERADDLLISRGVLWREETIVPYGRMQLVEVTSGPVERHFGLASVQLHTAAAATDARIPGLIPQEAERLRDRLTELGEARSAGL